The following proteins are encoded in a genomic region of Synechococcus sp. CBW1002:
- a CDS encoding IS66 family transposase produces the protein MTTPPAGISEADWAATPVGVKAGFLELVSQCQRQQQEIEQLRIQLTALATELAHLRERIGRSSRNSSKPPSSDGQGFKPPERRKGSGRKRGGQPGHPGSGPELLPIERVDEVVEHHPQACRRCGTLLQGQDPEPLRHQVIEIPPITPLVIEHRLHRLVCPCCSTSTCASLPAEVEVSHYGPRLSALVGLLGSAFPLSFSKTQALLDQLLGVQISRGAMATIRQRLSAALEQPMQEALAFARQQSVVYVDETGAPTGNADGGNPDGRRGWEWVMVTAMGVTVFLQSLSRSAAAAIDLLGNAFGGIVVSDRFSAYNHLPLEQRQLCWAHVIRDLTAIADRQGASGEIGAELLGLQQQLFAQWHRYKDGTIDWSTLQQGCRPIRQAFVGTLHRVVELGCQRGERTPWAKTVRTCHQLLQVSDGLWTFLEIEGIEPTNNAAERALRHSVIQRKISHGVQSRQGAICRSRLLTVTTSLRQQGRDIWQFLEQALIAHHRGGEMPSMLPNP, from the coding sequence ATGACCACCCCACCGGCCGGGATTTCAGAAGCCGATTGGGCCGCCACCCCGGTGGGAGTGAAGGCTGGATTTCTTGAGCTGGTCAGTCAGTGCCAGAGGCAGCAACAGGAGATCGAGCAGCTCCGCATCCAGCTCACCGCCCTGGCGACCGAACTGGCCCATCTGCGCGAGCGGATCGGCCGCAGCTCCCGCAATTCTTCCAAGCCTCCCTCCAGTGATGGCCAGGGGTTTAAGCCGCCCGAACGACGCAAGGGCAGTGGCCGCAAGCGCGGCGGCCAGCCGGGCCATCCCGGATCTGGGCCGGAGCTGCTGCCGATCGAGCGGGTGGATGAGGTGGTCGAGCACCACCCCCAGGCCTGCCGCCGCTGCGGCACGTTGCTACAGGGTCAGGATCCCGAGCCCTTGAGGCACCAGGTGATCGAGATTCCACCGATCACGCCTCTGGTGATCGAGCACCGGCTGCACCGCCTGGTCTGCCCCTGCTGTTCCACCAGCACCTGTGCCTCGTTACCGGCGGAGGTGGAAGTAAGCCATTACGGTCCCCGGCTCAGTGCTCTGGTGGGTCTGCTGGGTAGTGCCTTCCCGTTGAGTTTCAGCAAGACCCAGGCGCTGCTGGATCAGCTGCTGGGGGTACAGATCAGCCGGGGAGCGATGGCCACTATCCGCCAGCGCTTGAGTGCAGCACTGGAGCAGCCCATGCAGGAGGCCCTTGCGTTTGCCCGTCAGCAGTCGGTGGTCTATGTCGATGAAACCGGTGCCCCCACCGGTAATGCCGATGGGGGCAACCCCGATGGCCGGCGCGGCTGGGAGTGGGTCATGGTGACCGCCATGGGGGTGACAGTGTTCTTGCAGAGCCTGAGCCGCTCGGCTGCCGCCGCGATCGACCTGCTCGGGAATGCCTTTGGCGGAATTGTGGTGAGCGACCGCTTCTCCGCCTACAACCATCTCCCGCTGGAGCAGCGCCAGCTGTGCTGGGCGCACGTGATCCGCGATCTCACTGCCATCGCTGACCGTCAGGGCGCCAGCGGTGAGATTGGAGCGGAGCTGCTGGGCCTGCAGCAGCAGCTGTTTGCCCAGTGGCACCGCTACAAAGACGGAACGATCGACTGGTCCACGTTGCAGCAGGGCTGTCGGCCGATCCGCCAGGCGTTTGTGGGCACGCTGCATCGGGTTGTGGAGCTGGGCTGCCAGCGCGGCGAGCGAACGCCGTGGGCCAAGACGGTGCGTACCTGCCATCAGTTGCTGCAAGTGAGCGATGGCCTCTGGACCTTCCTGGAGATTGAAGGGATCGAGCCCACCAACAACGCAGCCGAGCGTGCCCTGCGCCATTCGGTGATTCAGCGCAAGATCAGCCATGGCGTCCAATCCCGCCAGGGTGCAATCTGCCGCAGCAGGTTGCTCACGGTCACCACCAGCCTGCGGCAACAGGGCCGTGATATCTGGCAGTTCCTGGAGCAGGCCTTGATCGCCCATCATCGCGGCGGTGAGATGCCATCAATGTTGCCGAATCCCTGA
- a CDS encoding DUF1996 domain-containing protein — protein MGRWDDQARLESALQEITRLGFDTIRTWDTNAYTGRILEAISDLGLNLKVQAGIYLRKDSDAEQKIVSALQTINSHPDLVIGVSLGNEQLADWNNTGLTVADVIQHVNFFREFSDIPLTYNFSGETLRGNSSFWAQNGEELLRKLDYINVHSYAGFFDNRWNPEWTPGRQLEVLKLDEALFRKTLDNFGLHSTPLILGETGWQSVGGAQSVTNAENMETYFQSARDYIQGDLARFDAMFYFNLSDESWKGGDNHWGLFEEGGSDSLGAAKFDIDLDVVPESQLLLVADSGSARLLVDDTTGLAFIQQNASDQPLLIRRNDSYWQGDIPLQRGDAALVSAAVDADGQLRVLDRGPWGDFSWILDPSGLFIGEDAPGVLSVPETEALFQIDLDADGIIPAPPSPESDAQDERDLRVVADSGSARLLVDDTTGLAFIQQNASDQPLLIRRNDSYWQGDIPLQRDDAALVSAAVDADGQLRVLDRGPWGDFSWILDPSGLFIGEDAPGVLSVPETEALFQIDLDADGIIPAPPSPESDAQDERDLRVVADSGSARLLVDDTTGLAFIQQNASDQPLLIRRNDSYWQGDIPLQRGDAALVSAAVDADGQLRVLDRGPWGDFSWILDPSGLFIGEDAPGVLSVPETEALFQIDLDADGIIPAPRSPESDAQDELNSNTVSAFEATGFNQGEFVSTIAFSHRATVDPIVAPGNTKFMHAHDFFANPTTGASSTVASLMDASDTAAIPINNISTYWTPSLIDEGSDGVGGEQTYVTPKATSIAYYSVLKPNEPSELVNMPIGLKMIAGSARPQNRQSRAQVFWNYIGELASYDHIPLGDEWRDLPLQAVIIFPEYWTGQSLDSPDHKSHVAYGDGSGVGPNEHPLLIPQLQLQIHYGRINNNLHLVSSDYMSLPEAGGDLDLRLQRGNPDDLSFRNGESGFAPGWSMHADQIHLPWEEVAPNGETVDGFARRETDALMLPLFAGTDGNSVRIIPTGIQQPYSAERSPMPMLGSPDNDVLTGSSSDDRLESLEGDDILIGGGGADRLVGGDGADRFVIESINESTVLRPDVLVGFAPEDRLDLRGLNLQRDDLILQSTGPSSWLLTASDTDLGILIRTDSITFEQIMID, from the coding sequence TTGGGCCGATGGGATGATCAGGCGCGGCTGGAGTCAGCCCTGCAGGAAATCACTCGACTCGGATTCGACACGATTCGCACCTGGGACACCAATGCCTACACGGGTCGGATCCTTGAAGCTATCAGTGACCTGGGCCTCAACCTGAAAGTTCAAGCAGGCATTTATCTCCGCAAAGATAGCGATGCGGAGCAGAAGATTGTCTCTGCCTTGCAAACAATCAACTCCCACCCTGACCTGGTCATCGGAGTCAGCCTAGGGAATGAACAACTGGCCGACTGGAACAATACGGGCTTAACGGTTGCCGATGTGATTCAACACGTTAATTTTTTCAGAGAGTTCAGCGATATTCCGCTGACGTATAATTTTTCGGGAGAAACGCTTCGCGGTAACAGTAGCTTTTGGGCTCAGAATGGCGAAGAGTTGTTGAGAAAGCTTGACTATATTAACGTTCACTCCTATGCAGGCTTTTTTGATAATCGCTGGAACCCAGAGTGGACTCCAGGCAGGCAGCTTGAAGTGCTGAAGTTGGACGAGGCTTTGTTTCGCAAGACTCTCGATAACTTTGGCTTGCATAGCACCCCTCTCATTCTCGGTGAGACCGGGTGGCAAAGCGTTGGAGGTGCCCAAAGTGTTACCAATGCTGAGAATATGGAAACTTACTTTCAGAGCGCGAGGGACTATATTCAAGGAGATCTGGCACGCTTTGATGCCATGTTTTACTTTAACTTGAGTGATGAATCCTGGAAGGGTGGCGATAATCATTGGGGTTTGTTTGAAGAAGGAGGAAGTGACAGTCTTGGAGCGGCGAAGTTTGACATTGATCTCGACGTGGTACCTGAGAGCCAGTTACTGCTGGTTGCGGATTCCGGCTCAGCACGCCTGCTTGTGGATGACACCACAGGACTCGCCTTCATCCAGCAGAACGCTTCTGATCAGCCCCTTCTGATTCGCCGCAACGATTCTTACTGGCAGGGGGATATTCCACTCCAGCGCGGCGATGCCGCACTTGTTTCCGCTGCCGTTGATGCAGACGGACAGCTCCGCGTTCTCGATCGCGGGCCTTGGGGCGACTTCAGCTGGATTCTCGATCCCTCTGGTCTGTTCATCGGAGAAGACGCTCCAGGTGTGCTTTCAGTACCGGAAACAGAAGCGCTCTTTCAGATTGACCTCGACGCAGACGGGATCATCCCTGCTCCCCCCAGCCCCGAGTCAGATGCACAAGACGAACGCGATCTCCGTGTGGTTGCGGATTCCGGCTCAGCACGCCTGCTTGTGGATGACACCACAGGACTCGCTTTCATCCAGCAGAACGCTTCTGATCAGCCCCTTCTGATTCGCCGCAACGATTCTTACTGGCAGGGGGATATTCCACTCCAGCGCGACGATGCCGCACTTGTTTCCGCTGCCGTTGATGCAGACGGACAGCTCCGCGTTCTCGATCGCGGGCCTTGGGGCGACTTCAGCTGGATTCTCGATCCCTCTGGTCTGTTCATCGGAGAAGACGCTCCAGGTGTGCTTTCAGTACCGGAAACAGAAGCGCTCTTTCAGATTGACCTCGACGCAGACGGGATCATCCCTGCTCCCCCCAGCCCCGAGTCAGATGCACAAGACGAACGCGATCTCCGTGTGGTTGCGGATTCCGGCTCAGCACGCCTGCTTGTGGATGACACCACAGGACTCGCTTTCATCCAGCAGAACGCTTCTGATCAGCCCCTTCTGATTCGCCGCAACGATTCTTACTGGCAGGGGGATATTCCACTCCAGCGCGGCGATGCCGCACTTGTTTCCGCTGCCGTTGATGCAGACGGACAGCTCCGCGTTCTCGATCGCGGGCCTTGGGGCGACTTCAGCTGGATTCTCGATCCCTCTGGTCTGTTCATCGGAGAAGACGCTCCAGGTGTGCTTTCAGTACCGGAAACAGAAGCGCTCTTTCAGATTGACCTCGACGCAGACGGGATCATCCCTGCTCCCCGCAGCCCCGAGTCAGATGCACAAGACGAACTCAACAGCAACACAGTCAGCGCTTTTGAAGCGACCGGATTCAACCAGGGTGAATTTGTTTCAACAATCGCCTTCAGCCACCGGGCGACAGTTGATCCGATTGTTGCGCCTGGAAACACAAAGTTCATGCATGCCCATGACTTTTTCGCAAATCCAACAACCGGCGCGTCGTCCACGGTGGCATCCCTGATGGATGCTTCCGACACAGCGGCAATTCCGATCAATAACATCTCCACCTATTGGACACCTAGTCTGATTGATGAGGGCTCCGACGGCGTTGGCGGTGAACAGACCTATGTCACTCCTAAGGCAACATCCATCGCTTACTACAGCGTCCTGAAGCCGAACGAACCCAGTGAGCTCGTGAACATGCCTATCGGCCTGAAAATGATCGCTGGTTCGGCTCGCCCTCAGAATCGCCAGTCGAGGGCCCAGGTGTTCTGGAACTACATCGGCGAATTAGCTTCCTATGACCACATCCCCCTTGGCGATGAATGGCGAGATCTACCTTTGCAGGCAGTGATCATTTTTCCGGAATACTGGACTGGTCAATCCCTGGATAGCCCCGACCACAAAAGCCATGTCGCCTACGGAGATGGATCTGGGGTTGGCCCCAATGAACATCCTTTGCTGATTCCCCAGCTTCAACTCCAAATTCACTACGGCAGAATCAACAACAATCTTCACCTAGTTAGTTCCGACTACATGTCATTGCCAGAAGCAGGCGGTGACCTGGATCTGAGGTTGCAACGCGGCAATCCAGATGATCTCAGTTTCCGAAACGGTGAATCGGGATTTGCGCCGGGATGGAGCATGCATGCTGATCAGATCCATCTTCCGTGGGAAGAGGTTGCACCGAATGGTGAAACGGTGGATGGCTTCGCCAGACGCGAAACTGATGCACTCATGCTGCCATTGTTCGCTGGAACGGACGGCAACTCTGTGCGAATTATCCCAACAGGTATCCAACAACCCTATTCGGCGGAGCGTTCTCCTATGCCGATGCTTGGTAGCCCTGATAATGACGTTCTGACTGGCAGCAGCTCTGATGACCGACTGGAATCACTGGAAGGAGATGACATCCTGATTGGAGGTGGAGGTGCCGACCGCTTGGTTGGAGGTGATGGTGCCGATCGGTTTGTGATTGAGTCAATCAATGAATCTACTGTGCTCCGCCCCGATGTGCTCGTCGGTTTCGCCCCTGAAGATCGCCTGGATCTGAGAGGTCTGAATCTCCAGCGCGACGATCTCATTCTCCAATCCACTGGCCCAAGCTCCTGGCTCTTGACAGCATCAGACACTGATCTAGGCATCCTGATCCGTACCGATTCAATCACCTTCGAACAGATCATGATTGATTGA
- a CDS encoding response regulator transcription factor, which yields MDGSAFIESTRESLHKLASLVVDSRLMIVAGDLSPGFMVVAYERINPGLRLVSLCTCASEAHDLILEHQPSHLIICSDLESGDGSQLAAEIKRQHATKRVMLIQRSPHIGGSREAWTAGCEVIVLRRKTGGGRLFDAYRTLFTDGAFCDPDLQRQLLRSDCHPQTEKIESLTTREEEVLVEIVYGLTNGQISERLGISEATAKRHVYNLMQKLNVSNRAHLATRALRTGLCSWGLADNGPPRMSLSSK from the coding sequence ATGGATGGTAGCGCGTTCATTGAATCCACAAGGGAAAGTCTGCACAAGCTTGCCAGCCTTGTCGTTGACTCTCGTTTGATGATTGTGGCTGGTGACCTTTCACCGGGCTTCATGGTTGTTGCCTATGAACGAATCAATCCAGGACTCCGCCTTGTGTCTTTGTGCACATGCGCATCAGAAGCTCATGATTTGATTCTGGAGCATCAACCTAGCCATCTGATTATCTGCAGTGATCTCGAATCCGGAGATGGATCTCAACTTGCAGCAGAAATCAAACGTCAGCATGCTACGAAACGCGTCATGCTGATCCAGCGTTCTCCCCATATAGGAGGGAGCAGAGAAGCGTGGACGGCCGGTTGTGAAGTGATTGTTTTACGCCGGAAGACAGGAGGTGGACGACTATTTGATGCCTACCGTACCCTTTTTACCGACGGAGCCTTTTGTGATCCTGATCTCCAGCGACAATTGCTTCGTAGTGACTGTCATCCTCAAACCGAAAAAATAGAAAGCTTGACCACGCGGGAGGAGGAAGTTCTCGTCGAAATTGTCTACGGTCTCACGAACGGCCAGATCAGCGAACGATTGGGCATCAGTGAGGCGACGGCAAAACGGCATGTGTATAATCTGATGCAAAAGTTAAATGTCAGCAACAGGGCTCACCTTGCGACACGCGCCTTACGTACTGGCCTATGTAGTTGGGGACTGGCTGATAACGGCCCGCCGCGAATGTCACTATCATCAAAATAA
- the arsB gene encoding ACR3 family arsenite efflux transporter — protein sequence MGIFERFLSVWVALAILAGVVLGAAVPAWPEAIASLEVAGINLPIALLIWGMIYPMMLAVDFAAIGGLSRQPRGLLITVVVNWLIKPLTMTALAWLFIRGLFSAWIPAELGDQYVAGMILLGVAPCTAMVFVWSRLSDGDANYTLVQVAVNDLIMVFAFAPIAALLLGVSEVLVPWNTLIAAVGLFVVVPLTAGWLTRVFLNSPGRIERLEQRLKPLTVVCLIGTVLLLFMVQAGSILADPLAIALIAVPLILQTYLIFWISAQWMRLWRQPHAIAAPGAMIGASNFFELAVAVAISLFGLQSGAALATVVGVLVEVPVMLSLVAIANRNRRLFPTGHV from the coding sequence ATGGGCATCTTTGAGCGGTTTCTCAGTGTGTGGGTGGCCTTGGCGATCCTGGCCGGCGTGGTCCTCGGTGCGGCTGTGCCCGCATGGCCGGAGGCGATCGCTTCCCTGGAGGTGGCTGGGATCAACCTGCCGATCGCTCTGCTGATCTGGGGGATGATCTATCCGATGATGCTGGCGGTGGATTTCGCCGCGATCGGTGGTCTCAGCCGTCAGCCCCGCGGTCTGCTCATCACGGTGGTGGTGAACTGGCTGATCAAACCCCTCACGATGACGGCGCTGGCCTGGCTGTTCATCCGCGGCTTGTTTTCCGCCTGGATCCCTGCCGAGCTCGGGGATCAGTACGTGGCCGGCATGATCCTGCTCGGCGTGGCTCCCTGCACGGCGATGGTGTTTGTGTGGAGCCGTCTCAGCGACGGAGATGCCAACTACACCCTGGTGCAGGTGGCGGTGAACGATCTGATCATGGTGTTCGCCTTCGCACCGATTGCCGCCCTGCTGCTGGGGGTGAGTGAGGTTCTGGTGCCCTGGAACACCTTGATTGCCGCTGTCGGCTTGTTTGTGGTGGTGCCGCTCACGGCCGGCTGGCTCACCAGGGTGTTTCTCAACTCGCCCGGTCGGATTGAGCGGCTGGAACAACGCCTGAAACCGCTCACTGTGGTGTGCCTCATCGGCACCGTGTTGCTGCTGTTCATGGTGCAGGCCGGATCAATCCTGGCGGATCCCCTGGCCATCGCCCTGATCGCCGTGCCCCTGATTCTGCAGACCTATCTGATCTTCTGGATCAGCGCCCAGTGGATGCGCCTCTGGAGGCAACCGCATGCGATTGCTGCGCCTGGAGCGATGATCGGAGCATCGAATTTTTTCGAGCTGGCGGTCGCCGTGGCCATCAGTCTGTTCGGTCTGCAGTCCGGCGCTGCGCTCGCCACCGTGGTGGGTGTGCTGGTGGAAGTTCCGGTCATGCTGTCGTTGGTGGCGATCGCCAACCGCAACCGTCGTCTGTTTCCCACGGGCCATGTCTGA